Proteins from one Bradyrhizobium roseum genomic window:
- a CDS encoding sulfurtransferase TusA family protein — protein sequence MTTTKLDLAGLKCPLPALKTRKALKKLPPGDQLEVLCTDPLAVIDIPNLIRETGDKVEITERSQDRIVFLIEKADGSVAA from the coding sequence ATGACCACGACCAAACTCGATCTTGCCGGGCTGAAATGCCCGCTGCCGGCATTGAAAACCCGCAAGGCGCTGAAGAAATTACCGCCGGGCGACCAGCTGGAAGTGCTCTGCACCGACCCGCTCGCGGTGATTGACATCCCGAACCTCATTCGCGAGACCGGCGACAAGGTCGAAATCACCGAACGCAGCCAGGACCGCATCGTGTTTTTGATCGAAAAAGCCGATGGTTCGGTGGCTGCCTGA
- a CDS encoding NADH-ubiquinone oxidoreductase-F iron-sulfur binding region domain-containing protein has protein sequence MTVHDVQTVRSFEHPGAGRKRAKATPKGRQIDPTAAHEIELLLGDRPRRRDLLIEHLHLIQDTYRQISAAHLAALADEMKLSFAEVFETATFYAHFDVVKEGEPDIAPLTIRVCDSLTCAMMGAEKLLHELQEKAGPGIRVVRAPCVGRCDTAPAAEVGHHFVDHATVTNVLAAAKAGDTHAHLPHYIDYEAYVADGGYQLLNRLRSGAMTKDDLLKSLDDASLRGLGGAGFPTGRKWRAVLGEPGPRLMAINGDEGEPGTFKDRFYLETDPHRFIEGMLIGAHVVEASEVYIYLRDEYPASREILEREIAKLPSGGPVLHMRRGAGAYICGEESSLLESIEGKRGLPRHKPPYPFQVGLFGLPTLINNIETLWWVRDIVEKGADWWKGHGRNDRHGLRSYSVSGRVKNPGMKLAPAGVTVRELIDEFCGGMADGHVFNAYLPGGASGGILPASMDNIPLDFGTLEKYGCFIGSAAVVILSDQDSVRGAALNLMKFFEDESCGQCTPCRVGTQKAAVLMERPVWDRELLDQLSQAMRDASICGLGQAASNPLTSVIRYFPEEFVPKEAAE, from the coding sequence ATGACTGTCCATGACGTACAAACGGTCCGTTCGTTCGAGCATCCGGGTGCGGGCCGGAAGCGGGCCAAGGCAACGCCGAAGGGCCGTCAGATTGATCCGACCGCCGCCCATGAGATCGAGCTTTTGCTCGGCGACCGACCGCGGCGGCGCGATCTGCTGATCGAGCACCTGCATTTGATCCAGGACACGTACCGCCAGATCTCGGCGGCGCATCTCGCCGCGCTGGCCGACGAGATGAAGCTGTCGTTCGCGGAAGTGTTCGAGACCGCGACCTTCTACGCGCATTTCGACGTGGTGAAGGAGGGCGAGCCCGACATCGCACCGCTGACCATCCGCGTCTGCGATTCGCTGACCTGCGCGATGATGGGCGCGGAAAAGCTGCTGCATGAGTTGCAGGAAAAGGCCGGCCCCGGCATTCGCGTGGTGCGCGCGCCCTGCGTCGGCCGCTGCGACACGGCGCCGGCCGCCGAGGTCGGCCATCACTTCGTCGATCATGCCACGGTGACGAATGTGCTCGCTGCCGCCAAGGCCGGCGATACCCACGCGCATCTGCCCCACTATATCGACTACGAGGCCTATGTTGCCGATGGCGGCTACCAGCTGCTCAATCGCCTGCGCTCCGGCGCGATGACGAAAGACGATTTGCTGAAGTCGCTCGACGATGCCTCGCTGCGCGGGCTTGGCGGCGCGGGTTTTCCGACCGGGCGCAAATGGCGTGCGGTGCTCGGCGAGCCCGGTCCGCGCCTGATGGCGATCAATGGCGACGAGGGTGAACCCGGCACCTTCAAGGACCGCTTCTATCTCGAGACCGATCCGCATCGTTTCATCGAGGGCATGCTGATCGGCGCGCATGTGGTCGAGGCGAGCGAGGTCTACATCTATCTCCGTGACGAATACCCGGCCTCGCGCGAAATCCTTGAACGCGAAATCGCAAAACTGCCGTCCGGCGGTCCCGTGCTGCACATGCGCCGCGGCGCCGGCGCCTATATCTGCGGCGAGGAATCCTCGCTGCTGGAGTCGATCGAGGGCAAGCGCGGCCTGCCGCGGCACAAGCCGCCGTATCCGTTTCAGGTCGGCCTGTTCGGCCTGCCGACGCTGATCAACAATATCGAGACGCTATGGTGGGTGCGCGACATCGTCGAGAAGGGCGCGGACTGGTGGAAGGGCCACGGCCGCAACGACCGGCACGGCCTGCGCAGCTATTCGGTATCGGGCCGCGTGAAAAATCCCGGCATGAAGCTGGCGCCGGCCGGTGTCACCGTGCGCGAATTGATCGACGAGTTCTGCGGCGGGATGGCGGATGGACACGTCTTCAACGCCTATCTTCCGGGTGGCGCTTCGGGCGGTATCCTGCCGGCCTCGATGGATAATATCCCGCTCGATTTCGGCACGCTGGAAAAATACGGCTGCTTCATCGGCTCGGCCGCCGTCGTCATCCTGTCCGATCAGGACAGTGTGAGGGGCGCGGCGCTGAACCTGATGAAATTCTTCGAGGATGAAAGCTGCGGCCAGTGCACGCCGTGCCGGGTCGGCACGCAGAAGGCGGCGGTGCTGATGGAGCGCCCGGTCTGGGACCGCGAACTGCTCGACCAGTTGAGCCAGGCGATGCGCGACGCCTCGATCTGCGGATTGGGCCAAGCCGCCTCGAATCCGCTGACGTCGGTGATTAGATATTTTCCGGAAGAATTCGTGCCGAAAGAGGCCGCGGAATGA